The following are encoded in a window of Limibacter armeniacum genomic DNA:
- a CDS encoding lycopene cyclase family protein encodes MQALQNQLDQENIISKAYYDIIIVGGGCAGLSLAYHISKEETLSDLKIMIIEPDDKTDNDKTWCFWTDKPFPFESEVSGKWKKIAFLSDEMQKTFDLGKFSYFKIDSIDFYRKVRNALAECEHVSIVNEKVIDIKAVGDETVLVHTESGCFRGGKVFDSAIGKGWIEPLKDQYNVLLQHFEGWKIKTSAPTFDPEVMQMFDFRIPQNNEVRFVYLIPSSTTEALVEFTVFSTDLLGESAYKKQLQSYITKRLNLSEFTILEKESGVIPMTDVPLKQQEQGVPVYYIGTKGGMCKPSTGYAFLRIQRDCKLIVSALVRHQGIGQLRRLPKRFKLYDALMLDIMKRDGGRIASIFTTLFRENQITTLLRFLDEQTNFWEELKIMASVPSAPFMKSIVRLVTRTLKKGKW; translated from the coding sequence ATGCAAGCATTACAAAATCAGTTAGATCAGGAAAATATTATATCCAAAGCGTATTACGATATCATTATTGTAGGTGGCGGTTGTGCTGGCTTGAGTTTAGCCTATCATATAAGCAAGGAAGAAACGCTTTCAGACCTAAAAATCATGATAATTGAGCCGGATGATAAAACTGATAATGACAAAACATGGTGTTTCTGGACTGACAAGCCTTTTCCATTTGAAAGTGAAGTAAGTGGTAAGTGGAAGAAAATAGCTTTTCTAAGTGATGAAATGCAAAAGACATTTGACCTTGGAAAGTTTTCTTATTTCAAGATAGACAGTATTGACTTTTACAGGAAAGTTAGAAATGCGCTAGCAGAATGTGAGCATGTCAGTATTGTAAATGAAAAGGTAATTGATATCAAGGCGGTAGGTGATGAGACAGTGTTAGTACATACTGAGTCAGGTTGTTTTAGAGGAGGGAAAGTATTTGACAGTGCTATTGGTAAAGGATGGATCGAACCCTTAAAAGATCAGTATAATGTACTGTTACAGCATTTTGAAGGGTGGAAAATAAAAACAAGTGCACCAACATTTGACCCTGAAGTGATGCAGATGTTTGACTTCAGGATTCCACAAAACAATGAGGTTAGGTTTGTCTATTTAATTCCATCATCCACAACTGAAGCATTGGTGGAGTTTACAGTTTTCTCTACTGATTTATTGGGCGAAAGCGCATACAAGAAGCAGTTGCAATCTTACATAACGAAGCGCTTAAACCTTTCAGAATTTACCATTTTAGAGAAAGAGAGTGGCGTGATTCCAATGACGGATGTACCGTTAAAACAGCAGGAGCAAGGTGTACCAGTCTACTATATTGGTACAAAAGGAGGGATGTGTAAGCCATCAACAGGATATGCTTTTTTAAGGATACAACGGGACTGTAAGCTAATTGTCAGTGCATTGGTTCGGCATCAGGGTATTGGTCAACTACGACGTCTGCCAAAACGGTTTAAGTTATATGATGCACTGATGCTAGATATTATGAAGCGTGATGGTGGTCGTATTGCCTCAATTTTCACCACCCTTTTTAGGGAAAATCAGATTACAACGCTTCTGAGGTTTTTGGATGAACAAACGAACTTTTGGGAAGAACTGAAAATTATGGCATCAGTCCCATCAGCTCCGTTTATGAAGTCAATTGTAAGGTTGGTAACAAGAACATTGAAGAAAGGAAAGTGGTAA
- the fbp gene encoding class 1 fructose-bisphosphatase, translating to MLDRFTAPVGTTLDRFIAQKQEQFPYATGELSQLLRDIALASKIINREINRAGLSGIEGAAGQENVQGESQQKLDVVADVRFTRALQKGGETCGIVSEECDNIIDTGNPHAKYIVAIDPLDGSSNIDVNVLVGTIFSIYRRKSPIGTPPTMQDMLQEGTEQVAAGYVLYGSSTMLVYSTGYGVNGFTYEPSLGEYFLSHPGMKIKDTGNIYSINEGGYYSFPQGVRDYIDYCKEEEYSGRYIGSLVGDFHRNMLKGGIYIYPATSKYQKGKLRLLYECNALSFLAEQAGGMATDGSRRILNIKPTELHQRTPFFVGSPKMVQKAMDFLNEEEEPFLAQKTKKMKVSS from the coding sequence ATGCTTGACAGATTCACAGCTCCTGTAGGTACAACACTAGACCGTTTTATTGCTCAGAAACAGGAACAGTTTCCTTACGCAACAGGAGAGCTATCCCAGCTGCTTAGGGATATCGCATTAGCCTCCAAAATCATCAACAGAGAAATCAATAGAGCTGGCTTGTCGGGCATTGAAGGTGCGGCAGGTCAGGAAAATGTACAAGGTGAATCACAGCAAAAACTTGATGTGGTAGCGGATGTACGTTTTACCAGAGCTCTACAAAAAGGGGGAGAAACTTGTGGTATTGTATCCGAAGAATGTGACAACATTATCGATACAGGGAATCCACATGCCAAGTACATCGTAGCAATAGACCCGCTCGACGGTTCTTCTAATATCGATGTAAATGTACTTGTTGGAACAATTTTCTCCATTTACCGCAGAAAGTCACCTATCGGAACACCTCCTACAATGCAGGATATGCTACAGGAAGGAACTGAGCAGGTAGCAGCAGGCTATGTGCTTTACGGTTCCTCAACTATGCTGGTGTATTCAACCGGATATGGTGTCAATGGGTTTACTTATGAGCCTTCACTAGGTGAATATTTCCTTTCTCATCCTGGAATGAAGATCAAGGACACGGGGAATATATATTCCATCAATGAGGGTGGTTATTACTCATTCCCTCAGGGTGTCAGAGACTACATTGATTACTGTAAGGAAGAGGAGTACTCAGGACGTTATATAGGCTCATTAGTAGGTGATTTCCACAGAAACATGCTGAAGGGAGGAATTTATATCTACCCAGCCACTTCAAAGTACCAGAAAGGAAAACTGAGGTTGCTTTATGAGTGTAATGCACTATCGTTTTTGGCTGAGCAGGCAGGCGGTATGGCAACTGATGGCTCTAGAAGGATATTGAATATCAAGCCTACTGAACTACACCAAAGGACGCCTTTCTTTGTAGGCTCTCCTAAAATGGTTCAGAAAGCAATGGATTTTTTAAATGAAGAGGAGGAGCCCTTTCTGGCGCAAAAAACGAAAAAAATGAAAGTATCAAGCTAA
- a CDS encoding phasin family protein yields the protein MEELIKRFVYTGVGIVAFTAEKVKEIVDKLVAEEKLTEEEGKKIVDEFLSNTESRKDEFESQLKVLAEKFSSVFSMKDAKTEDVEDLKARIEALEARQKTAKSSSAKTTATEGSKA from the coding sequence ATGGAAGAACTAATTAAGAGATTCGTTTATACTGGTGTAGGAATCGTAGCTTTTACTGCTGAAAAAGTAAAAGAGATTGTTGACAAACTGGTGGCTGAGGAAAAACTAACTGAAGAGGAAGGTAAAAAGATAGTAGATGAATTCCTGAGCAATACAGAATCAAGAAAAGATGAATTTGAGTCCCAACTGAAAGTATTGGCAGAGAAATTTTCAAGTGTATTCTCTATGAAAGATGCCAAAACGGAAGATGTTGAGGATCTCAAAGCAAGAATAGAAGCGCTAGAAGCAAGACAAAAGACTGCAAAGTCTTCGTCTGCAAAAACAACGGCAACTGAAGGTTCAAAAGCCTAA
- a CDS encoding alpha/beta hydrolase, translated as MASFIHNVLRLSLNSTSRVVSDKVITFEYLRGLLEVGTIWMLSPWGIKFDRFLIGNMQAEIIAPVGKRVQNKMMLYLHGGGYALGSTQTHRSMVGQIVKLTRVPALMVDYRKIPEAPCPAAIEDAFAAYCWLLDQGYDGNQIVIAGDSAGGGLALSTIFAIKENKLPMPAGCICLSPWVDLAVKGKDAKASELYDPFIRINAMKRWGRIYAGELPVENPMVSPLYGDFTGFPPMMVQASDGEVLYSDAVRLVEAAKKAGVEVDFQVWNGLIHWWHLFWRIIPEAEISIKKIAEFPFFSSKNP; from the coding sequence ATGGCATCATTCATACATAATGTCTTACGTCTCTCACTAAACAGTACTTCAAGAGTAGTTTCAGATAAGGTGATCACATTTGAATACCTAAGAGGGTTATTAGAAGTGGGAACCATTTGGATGTTAAGTCCTTGGGGGATAAAGTTTGACAGGTTTTTGATTGGAAATATGCAAGCTGAAATAATTGCACCAGTTGGGAAACGTGTCCAGAATAAAATGATGCTGTATTTGCATGGAGGGGGGTATGCTTTAGGGTCTACCCAGACACATAGATCAATGGTGGGGCAAATTGTAAAACTTACACGTGTACCAGCTTTGATGGTAGATTATCGCAAAATACCAGAAGCACCATGTCCTGCTGCAATAGAAGATGCTTTTGCAGCATATTGCTGGTTGTTGGATCAGGGGTATGATGGTAATCAGATAGTCATTGCTGGAGACTCTGCGGGTGGGGGACTGGCATTGTCTACTATTTTTGCAATTAAGGAAAATAAACTGCCGATGCCTGCCGGTTGTATCTGTTTGTCGCCTTGGGTAGACCTTGCTGTAAAAGGAAAAGATGCCAAAGCTTCTGAGTTGTATGATCCATTTATCCGGATCAATGCGATGAAAAGGTGGGGACGCATATACGCAGGTGAACTGCCTGTAGAAAATCCTATGGTTTCGCCATTGTATGGTGATTTTACAGGTTTTCCACCAATGATGGTTCAGGCTTCGGATGGGGAAGTACTCTACTCTGATGCGGTCAGGCTTGTGGAAGCGGCAAAAAAGGCAGGAGTGGAAGTGGACTTTCAGGTTTGGAATGGATTAATACACTGGTGGCACCTGTTTTGGCGAATCATCCCAGAAGCAGAAATATCTATTAAAAAAATTGCAGAATTTCCATTTTTCTCATCGAAGAACCCGTAA
- a CDS encoding lysophospholipid acyltransferase family protein codes for MEKQVKTRSHSTVNQTMQAAIAEVEPETIEVGVELIDSEPYYNPKTEQNPQIKPKTQSDNAVLLQPESISEEQAISNISEINKDFDPGYAYSITKRILSYINKYYFRVEFIGFDELPKRNNPDHPLIYASNHSGMAFPWDAISFTSGLFAKTGFDMTQSARALTAPALSRTHIMSPFLIDNFWKRLGAIDATRLNFEAAMHYKGANVMIYPEGVPGIAKGYNNKYQLQRLATSSLRMSIKYKTDIIPFATVNGEYINPFSYSIAKLNDLVQKLGIPFLPIGPALFLIPFQPWLFYFAFPAKLTFVRGKRIKPYELVGNRPLEEVSEEEIQELRDKLQQQMQRELDAAVAKYGKKPYDLWELMRVTLSNASKIMHFIPLVWPILFREHERQYTSLRDRMDNMGILPKDDADRIRKMQEVHEARGEQEVTVLSVVDTVLKNPEILLLYTPVVGLISMFRGDD; via the coding sequence ATGGAGAAACAAGTCAAGACAAGAAGTCATTCAACAGTTAATCAGACAATGCAGGCTGCTATTGCTGAGGTAGAACCCGAAACAATAGAGGTAGGAGTTGAGCTGATTGATAGTGAACCCTATTATAACCCCAAAACTGAACAGAACCCCCAGATAAAACCCAAAACCCAGTCTGATAATGCGGTCTTGTTACAACCGGAGTCAATCTCTGAGGAACAAGCGATCAGCAATATCAGTGAGATTAATAAAGACTTTGACCCCGGATATGCATATAGTATTACAAAGAGGATTTTATCTTACATCAATAAGTATTATTTCAGGGTAGAGTTTATAGGCTTTGATGAATTGCCTAAACGCAATAACCCTGACCATCCTTTAATTTATGCCAGTAACCATTCGGGAATGGCTTTTCCATGGGATGCTATTTCGTTTACTTCAGGTCTTTTTGCCAAGACAGGCTTTGATATGACGCAGTCAGCAAGAGCACTGACAGCACCTGCGCTTTCAAGGACCCATATCATGAGTCCATTCTTGATTGACAACTTTTGGAAGCGCTTGGGTGCAATTGATGCTACGCGGCTCAACTTTGAGGCAGCCATGCATTATAAAGGTGCCAATGTTATGATCTATCCAGAAGGAGTGCCTGGTATTGCCAAAGGGTATAATAATAAGTACCAGCTTCAAAGGCTTGCTACATCATCTTTAAGAATGAGTATCAAGTACAAAACTGATATTATCCCATTTGCAACGGTAAATGGAGAGTATATCAACCCGTTCAGTTATAGTATTGCAAAACTGAATGACCTTGTTCAGAAGTTGGGAATTCCATTTCTTCCTATAGGACCTGCTTTGTTCCTGATTCCGTTTCAGCCTTGGTTGTTTTACTTTGCATTTCCAGCAAAACTAACTTTTGTAAGAGGTAAGCGAATCAAGCCTTACGAACTGGTAGGCAACAGACCATTGGAAGAAGTAAGTGAAGAAGAAATTCAAGAGCTAAGGGATAAACTCCAACAACAGATGCAACGAGAATTGGATGCAGCTGTCGCTAAGTATGGAAAAAAACCTTATGACTTGTGGGAGCTGATGCGTGTTACTTTAAGTAATGCTTCCAAGATTATGCACTTTATACCTCTTGTTTGGCCAATCTTGTTTAGAGAACATGAAAGGCAGTACACAAGCTTGAGAGATCGAATGGATAATATGGGGATTTTGCCAAAGGATGACGCTGACCGTATCAGGAAAATGCAAGAAGTACATGAAGCCAGAGGGGAGCAAGAAGTGACTGTACTGTCAGTGGTGGACACTGTACTGAAAAACCCTGAAATACTATTGCTTTATACTCCAGTTGTTGGTTTGATATCCATGTTTAGGGGAGATGATTAA
- a CDS encoding DUF4442 domain-containing protein, which yields MDNTTQTAVKLNGAQQAFKKKMMNALAFNTFTLTQVPLGYLAGMRMKKLEADSCETTMPFTWLNKNPFKSIYFAAQSMAAELSTAAICMLAVQGYSPSVAFIIVDLQATFPKKATGKVTFTCVDGDKIFEAVRKAIETGEAATVKAKTVGKMKDGTIVSEFYFTWSFKQRSKKK from the coding sequence ATGGATAACACAACTCAAACAGCTGTCAAACTTAATGGCGCACAGCAGGCTTTCAAAAAGAAAATGATGAATGCCTTAGCATTTAATACATTTACCCTAACGCAAGTACCACTGGGATACTTGGCGGGAATGCGGATGAAAAAGCTAGAGGCAGACTCATGTGAGACAACCATGCCTTTTACATGGCTAAATAAGAACCCCTTCAAGTCAATTTATTTTGCGGCGCAAAGCATGGCTGCTGAACTTTCGACAGCAGCGATCTGTATGCTGGCGGTACAAGGGTACTCTCCATCAGTTGCATTCATTATCGTAGATCTTCAAGCTACTTTTCCTAAAAAAGCTACTGGAAAAGTCACCTTTACTTGTGTAGATGGCGATAAAATCTTTGAGGCTGTCAGAAAAGCGATTGAAACTGGCGAGGCTGCAACTGTAAAGGCAAAGACTGTTGGTAAGATGAAAGATGGAACCATTGTTTCTGAATTCTACTTCACATGGTCTTTCAAACAACGCAGCAAGAAAAAGTAA
- a CDS encoding META domain-containing protein, translating into MRKIFWIAAAFAVTACAGTKQTTKTVAEDNTTEIIEQKSENNVTMVGDWKFAYYESSNGEKEAPEVPVNLKVVEDKEGNIRFGGKIFNSFNGGFEVLDNHNLKVTPIAMTRMMPPNPEPENKFVGAIQKANAYELTDNKLTLTYDGGKLVFTK; encoded by the coding sequence ATGAGGAAGATTTTTTGGATTGCAGCAGCTTTTGCCGTGACTGCTTGTGCAGGAACTAAACAGACCACTAAGACCGTAGCTGAAGATAATACAACTGAAATCATCGAACAGAAAAGTGAAAATAATGTAACTATGGTAGGTGATTGGAAATTTGCTTATTACGAAAGTTCTAATGGTGAAAAAGAGGCTCCTGAGGTGCCTGTAAACCTGAAGGTCGTAGAAGATAAAGAGGGTAACATCCGTTTCGGAGGGAAAATATTCAATAGTTTCAATGGCGGGTTTGAGGTACTGGATAACCATAACCTGAAAGTGACACCTATTGCGATGACACGTATGATGCCTCCGAATCCTGAGCCTGAGAATAAGTTTGTAGGTGCTATTCAGAAAGCAAATGCCTATGAGTTAACAGACAATAAGTTGACTTTGACTTATGACGGTGGGAAATTGGTGTTTACCAAATAG
- the pssA gene encoding CDP-diacylglycerol--serine O-phosphatidyltransferase, giving the protein MIKKHIPNALTCANAVSGGIGIVKCFEGALHEAAAMILIAAVFDFFDGFAARMLKVSSPMGKELDSMADMVSFGVLPAMIMYKLMQGVTGDPYLPLISMLIVAFSALRLAKFNIDTRQSDSFIGVPTPTNALLIGSLPVIKVFHPEYAPYIDNLWLLIAVTVIMSLLLVAELPLLALKFKDFNFANNKFRFILIGTALILIVAFKALSVPLVVAAYIVLSVVNNMAGSTGGK; this is encoded by the coding sequence ATGATTAAGAAACATATTCCAAATGCCCTTACCTGTGCCAATGCTGTATCAGGTGGAATAGGGATTGTAAAATGCTTTGAAGGAGCATTACATGAAGCTGCAGCGATGATTCTGATTGCTGCTGTATTTGATTTTTTTGATGGTTTTGCTGCTAGAATGCTGAAAGTTTCTTCTCCAATGGGGAAAGAGCTGGACTCTATGGCTGACATGGTGTCTTTTGGTGTATTGCCTGCCATGATCATGTATAAGCTGATGCAAGGCGTAACAGGAGACCCGTACTTGCCACTGATAAGTATGTTGATCGTGGCGTTTTCTGCACTGAGATTGGCTAAGTTCAATATTGATACAAGGCAAAGTGATTCATTTATTGGGGTACCTACTCCAACCAATGCTTTGCTGATTGGGTCTTTGCCAGTGATAAAGGTTTTTCACCCAGAGTATGCACCATACATTGATAATCTTTGGCTACTGATAGCTGTCACTGTTATAATGTCCCTGTTGTTAGTGGCGGAGTTGCCGTTATTGGCACTGAAATTCAAGGATTTCAACTTTGCAAACAACAAGTTCAGGTTCATTTTGATAGGAACAGCTTTAATACTGATCGTAGCATTTAAAGCGTTGTCGGTACCATTGGTAGTAGCGGCATACATTGTGCTTTCTGTTGTAAATAATATGGCGGGAAGTACAGGAGGGAAGTAA
- a CDS encoding MBL fold metallo-hydrolase — MIHIEKFTFGAFAENTYILYDENKNCIVVDPGCMDEGERLELTNFISDNGLKVEKVVNTHCHIDHIFGNKFVKEHFGVKLYIPKDEAQVLAWGKLSADKWGIPGFEETEPDEFIPNEGKLTLGNEVLEILFVPGHSPGHLAFYNKEGAFVIGGDVLFKQSIGRTDLPGGDMATLTDSIRKVMYQLPEDTVVHCGHGPSTTIGEEKRMNPFVRAV, encoded by the coding sequence ATGATTCATATAGAAAAATTCACATTCGGAGCGTTTGCCGAAAACACTTACATACTCTACGATGAGAACAAGAACTGTATCGTTGTAGATCCAGGGTGTATGGATGAGGGAGAACGCTTGGAGCTGACCAATTTTATCAGTGACAATGGCTTGAAGGTAGAGAAAGTAGTGAATACCCATTGTCATATTGACCATATATTCGGAAATAAGTTTGTAAAGGAACACTTTGGTGTAAAACTTTATATCCCTAAAGATGAGGCGCAAGTGCTGGCTTGGGGTAAGCTTTCAGCAGACAAGTGGGGAATCCCGGGTTTTGAAGAAACGGAACCTGACGAATTTATACCGAATGAAGGCAAGCTAACACTGGGAAACGAAGTGTTGGAAATCCTTTTTGTACCAGGACATTCGCCTGGACATCTAGCTTTTTACAATAAAGAAGGCGCATTTGTAATAGGAGGGGATGTGTTGTTCAAGCAGAGTATTGGGCGTACAGACTTGCCAGGTGGAGATATGGCAACCTTGACGGATAGTATCAGAAAGGTGATGTATCAGTTACCTGAAGATACGGTTGTTCATTGCGGACACGGCCCATCGACTACTATTGGAGAAGAAAAAAGAATGAACCCATTTGTGAGAGCTGTGTAA
- a CDS encoding NAD(P)/FAD-dependent oxidoreductase produces MNTKYDYLIVGQGIAGTVLAHTLMKNGKTVVIADRHNPNSSSRMAGGIVNPITGRKMVKTWLADQLFEKLHSFYSDLNESLGQAFFHKMNLFFPFENQEKQTDWLSASAEEKYETYIKGFHPNGLYDTVNGKFGGMEVTQSGYLEIGPLLDAFAKYMESKGAFIKEKVKAEELEVTDTSVKWKGIEANKLVFCEGAENVENPLFGDLDFRNVKGELLLVRFKNARFKHIINRNGFILPIDDDGTCKIGATYDYKDMSTDATEKGRIQLVEKLDALINDEYEILDQWAGIRPATYDRRPFLGTHEEFPNLAIFNGLGTKGVSLAPFFAQHLFEHLEEGKVLMPEVDHRRKKKKK; encoded by the coding sequence ATGAACACGAAATATGACTATCTGATTGTAGGGCAAGGTATTGCCGGAACGGTTCTGGCACATACACTTATGAAAAATGGGAAAACTGTGGTCATCGCTGACAGACACAACCCCAACAGTTCTTCACGAATGGCTGGAGGGATTGTCAATCCGATCACAGGTAGAAAAATGGTCAAAACATGGCTTGCTGACCAACTCTTTGAAAAACTCCACAGCTTTTACAGTGACCTCAATGAGTCACTTGGTCAGGCGTTTTTTCACAAAATGAATCTTTTCTTTCCTTTTGAAAATCAGGAAAAGCAAACTGACTGGCTTTCAGCAAGTGCAGAAGAAAAATATGAGACTTATATCAAAGGCTTTCATCCAAATGGGTTGTACGATACCGTCAATGGGAAATTTGGCGGAATGGAAGTAACCCAGTCTGGTTATCTGGAAATCGGTCCTTTATTGGATGCCTTTGCAAAATACATGGAATCTAAAGGGGCTTTTATCAAGGAAAAGGTGAAAGCTGAAGAACTGGAAGTGACCGATACTTCTGTAAAATGGAAGGGCATTGAAGCAAATAAACTTGTATTCTGTGAAGGTGCCGAAAATGTAGAAAACCCTCTCTTTGGCGATCTGGATTTCCGTAATGTAAAAGGTGAGCTTTTACTTGTCAGGTTCAAGAATGCCCGTTTTAAGCATATCATCAACCGGAATGGATTTATCTTACCTATTGATGATGATGGAACCTGCAAGATTGGTGCTACCTATGACTATAAGGATATGTCTACCGATGCCACTGAGAAAGGCAGGATCCAACTGGTGGAAAAACTTGATGCATTGATCAATGATGAATATGAAATTTTGGATCAATGGGCAGGAATACGTCCAGCTACTTATGACAGAAGACCATTCCTAGGCACGCATGAGGAGTTTCCAAACCTAGCCATCTTTAATGGACTTGGAACCAAAGGAGTTTCATTGGCGCCATTTTTTGCTCAACACCTTTTTGAGCACCTTGAGGAAGGTAAAGTGCTGATGCCAGAAGTGGATCACAGAAGAAAAAAGAAGAAAAAGTGA
- a CDS encoding metallophosphoesterase family protein codes for MELSSNTPITYEVPTVSEGGRRLVVSDIHGCIRTFLRLLDRVELTKSDQLFLLGDYIDRGPNSKAVIDTLLDLKEEGYQLYMLRGNHEQMLLDYLSLPAEELEQYVKTCRTNNLFDKHMQMLEPYKTWMSSLPFYFDLGDYYLVHAGFNFEVPNPFEDTYHMLWIRWNTVPAEKLNGRKLIHGHTPMPLSAIEREIEKNAAKICLDNGCVYTMMDKGVGHLLCFNLDTSELTIQANIEDI; via the coding sequence ATGGAATTATCTTCTAATACACCGATTACTTATGAGGTACCAACTGTTTCGGAAGGTGGCAGAAGGCTTGTGGTCTCAGATATACATGGGTGTATCCGTACTTTTCTCCGACTGTTAGATCGTGTGGAATTGACCAAATCAGATCAGCTGTTTTTATTGGGCGATTACATAGATCGTGGACCAAACTCAAAAGCGGTAATTGACACTTTGCTTGATCTAAAAGAAGAAGGGTATCAATTATATATGCTTCGAGGAAATCATGAACAGATGCTGTTGGATTATCTCTCGTTGCCTGCTGAGGAACTGGAGCAGTATGTCAAGACTTGCAGGACAAATAACCTTTTTGATAAGCATATGCAGATGCTTGAACCTTACAAAACGTGGATGAGCAGTTTGCCATTTTACTTTGACTTAGGTGATTATTATCTGGTGCATGCAGGGTTCAATTTCGAAGTACCTAACCCTTTTGAAGATACTTATCATATGCTTTGGATTAGGTGGAATACGGTACCCGCTGAAAAACTGAATGGTAGAAAGTTGATTCATGGGCATACACCAATGCCACTTTCAGCAATAGAAAGGGAAATTGAAAAGAATGCAGCTAAAATCTGTTTGGATAATGGGTGTGTTTACACCATGATGGACAAAGGTGTCGGACACTTGCTTTGTTTTAACCTTGATACCTCAGAGCTTACCATTCAAGCTAATATAGAGGATATTTAA
- a CDS encoding OmpA family protein: MRIKHKYHLLIWTITILLAGVGLEAKAQLSQNPFLMNLRFYEQVHAENGFDKLEFPMSDVENVTVAGDKVYASYKFKEGSTSRHPNPQQILTAYYDRIRSMRGRPIFKGNSHATFQVKSNGKEYYCVIEAYDEGKSYAVSVILKEEMQEATRAKEMLALLNTKGQLDLYIIFSTGSADLSPASNSTINEIVELLRFAPKMSISIEGHTDNVGSPAKNKQLSEDRAISVKKALIAKGIDPRRMQTQGWGQEKPVADNSTEKGRLRNRRVSIVKTN, from the coding sequence ATGAGAATAAAACACAAGTATCACCTGTTGATCTGGACGATTACCATTCTATTGGCAGGTGTCGGACTTGAAGCTAAGGCTCAACTTAGTCAGAACCCTTTTTTGATGAATTTGAGATTCTATGAGCAGGTACATGCTGAGAACGGGTTTGATAAACTTGAGTTTCCAATGAGTGATGTGGAAAACGTTACTGTGGCAGGAGATAAAGTGTATGCTTCTTACAAGTTCAAAGAAGGATCCACGAGCCGCCATCCAAACCCACAACAAATTCTGACAGCCTATTATGACCGTATTCGTTCGATGAGAGGACGCCCTATCTTTAAGGGTAATTCTCATGCTACGTTTCAGGTTAAGTCTAATGGGAAAGAATATTACTGTGTGATTGAAGCATATGATGAAGGAAAATCTTATGCTGTATCTGTTATCCTGAAAGAGGAAATGCAGGAAGCTACCAGAGCGAAAGAAATGTTGGCACTGTTGAATACGAAAGGTCAGCTTGACCTGTATATTATTTTCTCAACAGGTAGTGCAGACCTGTCTCCAGCTTCTAACTCTACTATCAACGAGATTGTTGAGTTACTTCGTTTTGCACCTAAGATGTCTATCAGTATCGAAGGACATACCGATAATGTAGGTTCTCCTGCTAAAAACAAGCAACTTTCAGAAGACAGGGCAATTTCTGTAAAGAAGGCATTGATAGCTAAGGGGATTGACCCTAGAAGAATGCAGACTCAAGGTTGGGGACAAGAGAAGCCTGTTGCAGACAACAGTACCGAAAAGGGTAGACTCCGTAACAGACGTGTATCGATTGTGAAAACCAACTAG